A region from the Pempheris klunzingeri isolate RE-2024b chromosome 17, fPemKlu1.hap1, whole genome shotgun sequence genome encodes:
- the eci1 gene encoding enoyl-CoA delta isomerase 1, mitochondrial, protein MALRAALRNKCGLIGLLSQQSSCSSHGRVYVSPVLVAQRRNNSTSPKIKVDYDKGTGVAVIHMQSPPVNSLSLDFLTEFCIGVEKLEMDKSCRGVIITSSQPKVFSAGLDIMEMYGKTPERCGEFWKAVQEMWLKLYSSNMVTIAAINGSSPAGGCLMSLACDYRIMADNPRYSIGLNETQLGIVAPFWFKDTMANTVGHRTTELALELGLLYNPSEALKIGLVDQLVPEDQVLPTATQTMTKWLAIPDHARQITKSMMRKPTIDKLTSNREADIHNFVSFITKDSIQKSLRMYLEMLKKRKS, encoded by the exons ATGGCATTAAGAGCTGCATTGAGGAACAAGTGCGGCTTAATAG gtcttctaTCCCAGCAGTCTTCCTGCAGCAGTCATGGCAGAGTGTATGTGTCTCCAGTCCTCGTTGCCCAGCGGAGGAACAACTCCACCTCACCTAAGATCAAAGTGGACTATGACAAAGGCACAG GAGTGGCAGTGATACACATGCAGAGTCCGCCGGTCAACAGCCTCAGTTTGGATTTCCTCACGGAGTTCTGCATCGGTGTGGAGAAGCTGGAGATGGATAAGAGCTGCCGAGGCGTCATCATCACATCG AGCCAGCCCAAAGTGTTCTCGGCCGGCCTGGACATCATGGAGATGTACGGAAAGACTCCAGAGCGCTGCGGAGAGTTCTGGAAAGCCGTTCAGGAGATGTGGCTGAAACTCTACAGCTCCAACATGGTCACTATAGCTGCAATCAAC GGTTCCAGTCCTGCAGGTGGCTGTCTGATGTCTTTAGCATGTGACTACAGGATAATGGCAGACAACCCTCGTTACAGCATCGGCCTTAATGAGACACAGCTCGGTATCGTAGCACCCTTTTG GTTTAAGGACACCATGGCGAACACAGTGGGCCACCGAACCACAGAGCTGGCTCTGGAGCTGGGGCTGCTTTACAACCCTTCGGAGGCCCTGAAGATAGGACTTGTGGACCAGCTGGTACCTGAAGACCAGGTCCTCCCCACAGCTACACAGACCATGACCAAGTGGTTGGCTATTCCAG ACCATGCCAGACAGATCACCAAGTCCATGATGAGGAAGCCCACCATCGACAAGCTAACCTCCAACAGAGAGGCTGACATCCACAACTTTGTCAGTTTCATCACCAAAGACTCCATTCAGAAGTCGCTCCGCATGTACCTGGAGAtgctgaaaaagagaaagagctag
- the dnase1 gene encoding deoxyribonuclease-1 encodes MRLVCALGLFLALLHLSSSLLLGAFNIKSFGDKKASNTTLMNIISTIVHRYDIILIQEVRDSDLSATKKLMEHVNKGAPEFRYSHIVSEPLGRSTYKERYLFLYREQTVSVVKNYTYDDGCESCGTDSFNREPFVVMFSSKYTAVKNFVLIPQHTSPDYAVQEVNSLYDVVTDVDTRWKTNDIVLLGDFNTGCNYVSGSDWQKIRLFTDKTFHWLITNEADTTVSHTNCPYDRIVVTTAMMRGVVPGSAEVYNYMVDLNLSHSLALAVSDHFPVEVKLRGPAA; translated from the exons ATGCGTTTGGTGTGTGCTTTGGGTCTCTTTTTGGCCCTCCTgcacctgtcctcctctctgttgcTGGGAGCCTTCAACATCAAGTCATTTGGGGACAAGAAAGCCTCCAATACGACTCTGATGAACATCATCAGCACG ATTGTCCACCGCTATGACATCATTCTGATCCAGGAGGTCAGAGACAGCGATCTGTCAGCGACCAAAAAACTCATGGAGCATGTCAACAA aGGTGCTCCTGAGTTCAGGTACAGTCACATCGTCAGTGAGCCACTGGGTCGCAGCACCTATAAGGAGAGATACCTCTTCCTCTACAG GGAGCAGACGGTGTCTGTGGTCAAAAACTACACCTATGATGACGGCTGTGAGTCCTGTGGGACAGACTCCTTCAACAGAGAGCCCTTCGTCGTCATGTTCTCCTCCAAATATACCG CTGTAAAGAACTTTGTTCTGATCCCCCAGCACACCTCTCCAGACTACGCAGTGCAGGAAGTGAATTCTCTCTATGATGTGGTGACTGATGTCGACACCCGCTGGAAAACCAAC GACATCGTGCTGCTGGGCGACTTCAACACAGGCTGTAATTATGTATCAGGCTCCGACTGGCAGAAGATCCGCCTCTTCACCGACAAGACTTTCCACTGGCTGATCACCAATGAGGCCGACACTACAGTGTCGCACACAAACTGCCCTTACGACAG GATTGTGGTCACTACTGCCATGATGAGGGGAGTGGTGCCTGGCAGTGCCGAGGTCTACAACTACATGGTGGACTTGAATCTCAGCCACAGTCTG GCCTTGGCCGTCAGTGACCATTTCCCCGTGGAGGTGAAGCTGAGGGGCCCTGCAGCCTGA
- the naa60 gene encoding N-alpha-acetyltransferase 60, translating to MSDVVPPTALSEVQLRFLCHDDIENVKLLCGDWFPIEYPDSWYQDITSNKKFFSLAATYRGGIVGMIVAEIKGRTKVHKEDGDILASSFPVDTQVAYILSLGVVKEFRKHGIGSLLLDSLKEHISTTAQDHCKAIYLHVLTTNNTAIYFYENRDFRQHHYLPYYYSIRGVLKDGFTYVLYINGGHPPWTIFDYIQHIGSTLASLSPCSIPQRLYRQAQSLLRSLLPWSNIASKTGIQYSRTM from the exons ATGAGTGACGTGGTGCCTCCCACAGCTCTCAGTGAAGTCCAGCTCCGCTTCCTCTGCCACGATGACATAGAGAACGTCAAGCTGCTCTGTGGTGATTGGTTCCCCATCGA GTACCCAGACTCATGGTATCAGGACATCACCTCCAACAAGAAGTTCTTCTCCCTCGCTGCCACCTACAGAGGAGGCATCGTGGGAATGATCGTGGCTGAGATCAAAGGCCGGACCAAAGTACACAAAGAG gatgGAGACATCCTGGCGTCCAGTTTCCCTGTGGACACACAGGTAGCCTACATCCTCAGTCTGGGAGTGGTGAAAGAGTTCAGGAAACATGGCATAG GCTCCCTACTGCTGGACAGTTTGAAGGAGCACATCTCAACAACAGCCCAGGACCATTGTAAGGCAATCTACCTACACGTCCTCACCACCAACAACACTGCCATCTACTTCTATGAGAACAGGGACTTCAGGCAGCACCACTACCTGCCCTACTACTACTCCATACGAGGCGTCCTCAAAGATGGATTCACATATGTGCTCTACATCAATGGGGGTCATCCACCCTGGACAATATT TGACTATATCCAGCACATTGGTTCTACCCTGGCCAGCTTGAGTCCCTGCTCCATCCCTCAGAGGTTGTACCGACAGGCCCAGTCCCTGTTGCGCTCTCTGCTGCCCTGGTCCAACATTGCCTCCAAGACAGGCATACAGTACAGCAGAACAATGTGA